In Arthrobacter sp. B3I9, the following are encoded in one genomic region:
- a CDS encoding SDR family NAD(P)-dependent oxidoreductase, whose product MKTASLKGKVAIVTGGGRGLGHAMTLGLTRAGASVVISAARQADEIGKVADDINAMLGERRVLALQADVTQEADCRRLVDEAIAAFGGLHILVNNAGRGMKYVSPAFLTEPTRFWEVDTDTWRTIVDTNVNGPFLMARAAVPPMLRQRWGRIINITMNHDTMRRAGFSPYGPSKAALESETVIWAQDLAGSGVTVNGLLPGGATDTGMIPDGVSEAVRRQLLRPEVMVEPLLWLASEASADITGTRLDAARWDSSLAPERAAAAALEPAGWANQASH is encoded by the coding sequence ATGAAAACGGCATCGTTGAAGGGCAAGGTCGCCATCGTCACCGGCGGCGGACGCGGACTCGGGCATGCGATGACACTCGGCCTGACCCGCGCCGGCGCCAGCGTCGTCATCTCGGCCGCGCGCCAGGCGGACGAGATCGGCAAGGTTGCTGATGACATCAACGCGATGCTCGGCGAGCGCCGCGTGCTGGCGCTGCAGGCGGACGTAACCCAGGAAGCCGATTGCCGGCGCCTGGTCGATGAAGCAATCGCTGCCTTCGGCGGGCTTCACATCCTGGTTAACAACGCCGGTCGCGGCATGAAATATGTGAGCCCGGCCTTCCTGACCGAACCGACGCGGTTCTGGGAGGTCGACACCGACACCTGGCGGACGATCGTCGATACCAACGTCAACGGTCCGTTCCTGATGGCCAGGGCGGCCGTGCCGCCCATGTTGCGCCAGCGCTGGGGCCGCATCATCAATATCACGATGAACCATGACACCATGCGCCGCGCCGGCTTTTCGCCATACGGCCCATCCAAGGCCGCGCTCGAGTCCGAAACCGTGATCTGGGCCCAGGACCTGGCCGGATCCGGCGTCACCGTCAACGGCCTGCTGCCCGGCGGCGCCACCGATACCGGCATGATCCCCGACGGCGTATCCGAGGCGGTGCGCCGCCAATTGCTGCGGCCGGAAGTGATGGTCGAGCCGCTGCTCTGGCTGGCCTCGGAGGCCTCCGCGGACATCACCGGCACCCGCCTGGATGCTGCGCGCTGGGACAGTTCCCTGGCGCCGGAACGGGCTGCCGCAGCCGCGCTCGAGCCGGCAGGCTGGGCCAACCAGGCTTCGCACTGA
- a CDS encoding L-dopachrome tautomerase-related protein, translated as MTDQMQELPAEQPLGQLEEVAHFHGAMPTGVTVSHEGRIFVNYPKWGDDVEYSVAEVVDGETVAYPNLEINRSDPDNLAGTLVSVQSVVVDPANRLWILDTGRPLFQPAEHGGPKLVCVDLATDTVVKTIVFPEDVASSTSYLNDVRFDLRRGQEGIAYMTDSSDQGPNGIVVADLATGESWRRLHDHPSTKPEELPGFVPVVEGRPVLNRQPDGSVAPAIAMGSDGIAISSDGGRLYYCPLASRRLYSVATDALVDRLLDDDAVAATVTEEGDKGGAGDGLESDAAGYVYATNYEHNAVLRWASSSDGAWETVAHDPRLLWPDTLSLARNGYLYVTANQLHRQSDYQNGEDLRVKPYTLFRIRVDGEPVLLR; from the coding sequence ATGACTGATCAGATGCAGGAGCTCCCCGCTGAGCAGCCTCTGGGCCAGCTGGAGGAGGTTGCTCACTTCCATGGGGCGATGCCAACCGGCGTCACGGTATCGCACGAGGGCCGAATCTTTGTGAACTATCCCAAATGGGGCGACGACGTGGAGTACAGCGTTGCCGAGGTTGTCGACGGCGAGACGGTTGCCTACCCGAACCTGGAGATCAACCGGAGCGATCCGGATAATCTGGCGGGCACCTTGGTCTCCGTGCAAAGCGTGGTGGTGGATCCGGCAAACCGGCTATGGATCCTGGACACCGGCAGGCCGTTGTTCCAACCGGCGGAGCATGGCGGTCCCAAGTTGGTCTGCGTCGACCTGGCAACGGACACAGTGGTGAAGACCATTGTGTTTCCCGAGGACGTGGCCTCGTCGACCAGCTACCTCAACGATGTCCGCTTCGATCTCAGGCGCGGACAGGAGGGTATCGCGTACATGACCGATTCCTCGGACCAGGGGCCGAACGGAATCGTGGTCGCCGATCTGGCCACTGGCGAAAGTTGGCGGAGGCTGCACGACCATCCCTCGACGAAACCGGAAGAATTGCCTGGTTTCGTGCCCGTGGTTGAGGGGCGGCCCGTGCTGAATCGTCAACCGGACGGCTCTGTCGCGCCCGCGATAGCGATGGGCTCCGATGGCATCGCCATCAGCAGCGACGGCGGACGGCTGTACTACTGTCCACTCGCCAGCCGTCGGCTTTACAGTGTGGCAACTGATGCACTCGTGGACCGTTTACTCGACGATGATGCCGTCGCGGCCACCGTCACAGAGGAGGGGGACAAAGGCGGCGCGGGTGATGGGCTCGAATCGGATGCGGCAGGCTACGTTTACGCGACGAACTACGAGCACAACGCCGTCCTCCGCTGGGCGTCCAGTTCCGACGGAGCCTGGGAGACGGTGGCACACGATCCCCGCTTGTTGTGGCCGGACACCCTCTCGCTGGCCCGCAACGGCTATCTCTATGTGACCGCGAACCAACTGCATCGGCAGTCGGATTATCAGAATGGCGAAGACCTGCGGGTTAAGCCCTACACGCTGTTCCGGATTCGGGTTGATGGCGAGCCGGTGCTGCTGCGCTGA
- a CDS encoding aldo/keto reductase → MREILLPSGEAVPVLGIGTWGMGEYPGNAARETAAIQMALDLGMSVVDTAEMYGNGAAEELVGRALAARRNEAFLVTKVLPHHATLRGTVAACEDSLRRLGTDSIDLYLLHWRGVAPLAETLEAFEDLQRAGKIRHWGVSNLDVADMEDLICLPGGQKVATDQVLYNLTRRGIEFDLLPRCVGRGIPVMAYSPLEQGRMLDDPVLLRIATEHGASPAQIGLAWVLRQPLVMAIPKASSPHHVRECHRALDVQLTPRDLADLDRAHPPPTRKHMLEVL, encoded by the coding sequence ATGCGCGAGATACTTCTTCCGTCCGGTGAGGCTGTCCCGGTGCTCGGGATCGGAACGTGGGGGATGGGTGAGTACCCCGGCAACGCCGCGCGCGAGACGGCGGCGATCCAGATGGCCTTGGACCTAGGGATGTCCGTGGTCGATACCGCCGAAATGTATGGCAACGGCGCCGCCGAGGAACTGGTCGGCAGGGCGCTGGCAGCACGCCGCAACGAAGCGTTCCTGGTCACCAAGGTCCTGCCGCATCACGCCACGCTGCGCGGAACCGTCGCAGCTTGCGAGGACAGCCTGCGTCGCCTCGGCACGGACAGCATCGACCTATATCTGCTGCATTGGCGCGGCGTCGCTCCCTTGGCGGAAACGCTCGAAGCCTTCGAAGACCTGCAGCGCGCCGGAAAGATCCGGCACTGGGGCGTCAGCAACCTCGACGTGGCGGACATGGAAGACCTCATATGCCTGCCCGGCGGACAGAAGGTGGCGACCGACCAGGTGCTGTACAACCTGACCCGCCGGGGCATCGAGTTCGATCTGCTGCCCCGCTGCGTCGGGAGGGGCATCCCGGTGATGGCGTACTCGCCCCTGGAGCAGGGCCGGATGCTGGACGATCCCGTGCTGCTCCGCATCGCAACGGAACACGGTGCCAGCCCCGCGCAGATCGGCCTCGCCTGGGTGCTCAGGCAGCCGCTCGTCATGGCGATTCCGAAAGCCTCAAGCCCGCACCATGTCCGGGAATGCCACCGTGCCCTCGACGTTCAACTCACGCCCCGCGACCTGGCTGACCTGGATCGCGCGCACCCCCCGCCCACCCGCAAACACATGCTCGAGGTGCTCTAG
- a CDS encoding catalase, with product MPAEPTIHIPGAPSVEPPTLEEPTTPREPLPPKPDQQGPVAVSPTGSPTGAPANSRAQSGAYLTTAQGLRLPDTDHSLKAGRRGPVLLQDHHLREKITHFDHERIPERVVHARGAGAHGVFRSYGTAANITRAGFLAKDVETPVFVRFSTVLGSRGSADTVRDTRGFATKFYTDEGTFDLVGNNIPVFFIQDGIKFPDVVHAAKPHPDREIPQAQSAHDTFWDFVSLHTEAQAHTMWNMSDRALPRSYRTMEGFGVHTFRLANAEGKTSLVKFHWKPKQGVHSLLWEEAQLINGMDPDFHRRDLADAIEAGAFPEWELGVQVFPDTEEEFFEGIDLLDPTKFVPEELAPVQPVGVMTLNANPVNFFAETEQVAFHPGHLVPGIDVTNDPLLQVRLFSYIDTQISRLGGPNFSQIPINRPHAPVNDMFREGMHQTAVHGGVAPYHPNSLDGGCPFLAGADLGAFIEVPEHIAEAVKERKSPASFDDHYSQARLFFRSLRPVEQDHVIQAYTFELGKCYEETVRQRQLLALANIDPALCAAVAAGLGMPAPEATEQVEDAAPSPAVSQIGGSWPVVGRVVGILADEDSDLDAVRAAQTALDAAGIVPLVIAPSGGFLGGPESGITVQRTYLTARSIEFDAVIVAASGAPAQDAAQGRDAKAGEPGASLDPRVVLLLSEMYRHAKAIGGMGPAAACLDSAGIPQGAAGIVLGDDADDVVAQLTDLLAAHRAWDRFPATGA from the coding sequence ATGCCAGCAGAGCCAACCATCCACATTCCCGGCGCGCCGTCGGTGGAACCGCCCACATTGGAAGAACCCACCACGCCGCGGGAGCCGCTTCCGCCCAAGCCCGACCAGCAGGGTCCTGTTGCCGTGTCGCCGACCGGCAGTCCCACCGGTGCGCCGGCGAACTCCCGAGCGCAGTCCGGCGCCTACCTCACCACTGCCCAGGGGCTTCGGCTCCCGGACACGGACCATTCGCTGAAGGCCGGTCGGCGCGGCCCCGTGCTGCTCCAGGACCACCACCTGCGCGAGAAAATCACCCACTTCGACCACGAACGTATTCCGGAGCGCGTCGTCCACGCCCGCGGCGCCGGCGCGCACGGCGTGTTCCGTTCATACGGGACGGCCGCCAACATCACGCGGGCGGGTTTCCTGGCCAAGGACGTCGAGACCCCCGTCTTCGTCCGCTTCTCCACGGTGCTGGGCTCCCGGGGTTCGGCCGACACGGTCAGGGACACGCGCGGGTTTGCCACAAAGTTCTACACCGACGAAGGAACCTTCGACCTCGTCGGCAACAACATCCCGGTGTTCTTCATCCAGGACGGCATCAAGTTCCCGGACGTCGTCCACGCCGCGAAGCCCCACCCGGACCGGGAAATTCCGCAGGCCCAGAGCGCCCACGACACCTTCTGGGACTTCGTCTCGCTGCACACCGAAGCCCAGGCCCACACCATGTGGAACATGTCCGACCGCGCCCTGCCGCGCTCCTACCGGACCATGGAGGGCTTCGGCGTCCACACGTTCCGGCTGGCCAATGCCGAGGGTAAGACCAGCCTGGTGAAGTTCCACTGGAAGCCCAAGCAGGGCGTGCACTCGCTGCTCTGGGAGGAAGCACAGCTCATCAACGGCATGGATCCCGATTTCCACCGGCGGGACCTTGCGGACGCGATCGAGGCCGGCGCGTTCCCGGAATGGGAACTGGGCGTGCAGGTCTTTCCGGACACCGAAGAGGAGTTCTTCGAGGGCATCGACCTGCTGGATCCGACGAAGTTCGTTCCGGAAGAGCTCGCCCCGGTGCAGCCGGTCGGCGTCATGACACTTAATGCCAACCCGGTGAACTTCTTCGCCGAGACCGAGCAGGTCGCCTTCCACCCCGGCCACCTGGTTCCGGGCATCGACGTCACCAACGATCCGCTGCTGCAGGTGCGGCTGTTCTCCTACATCGACACCCAGATCAGCCGGCTTGGCGGACCTAACTTCAGCCAGATTCCCATCAACCGGCCGCACGCGCCGGTCAACGACATGTTCCGCGAGGGGATGCACCAGACCGCGGTCCACGGCGGGGTTGCGCCGTACCACCCGAATTCGCTGGACGGCGGGTGCCCGTTCCTGGCCGGGGCCGACCTCGGCGCTTTCATCGAAGTGCCGGAGCACATCGCCGAAGCGGTCAAGGAGCGCAAGTCACCGGCATCCTTCGATGACCACTACAGCCAGGCGCGGCTGTTCTTCCGCAGCCTGAGGCCTGTGGAGCAGGACCATGTGATTCAGGCGTACACCTTCGAGCTGGGCAAGTGCTACGAGGAAACGGTCCGGCAACGCCAGTTGCTGGCGCTGGCCAACATCGACCCCGCCCTGTGTGCCGCCGTCGCTGCCGGGCTCGGCATGCCGGCCCCGGAGGCCACCGAACAGGTTGAGGATGCGGCACCGAGCCCGGCGGTCTCGCAGATAGGCGGCTCCTGGCCGGTCGTCGGCCGCGTCGTGGGCATCCTGGCCGACGAGGACAGCGACCTGGACGCTGTCCGCGCTGCCCAAACTGCCCTGGACGCTGCCGGCATTGTCCCGCTTGTGATCGCACCGTCCGGTGGATTCCTTGGCGGGCCCGAAAGCGGCATCACGGTCCAGCGGACCTATCTCACCGCTCGTTCGATCGAGTTCGACGCCGTCATCGTCGCCGCCTCCGGCGCACCGGCACAGGACGCCGCACAGGGACGGGACGCCAAAGCCGGGGAACCGGGGGCATCGCTGGACCCGCGCGTTGTTCTGTTGCTCTCGGAGATGTACCGGCATGCCAAGGCAATCGGTGGCATGGGACCGGCCGCTGCCTGCCTCGACTCGGCCGGCATCCCGCAAGGCGCTGCAGGTATCGTCCTGGGCGATGACGCTGACGACGTCGTGGCACAGCTCACGGACCTGCTCGCGGCCCACCGGGCCTGGGACCGCTTCCCGGCAACCGGGGCCTAG
- a CDS encoding haloacid dehalogenase type II — MTGLRPEIVRRADQIELVDIAPELLLERLSAGGIYPAEMIDAALANEFRLGNLFALRQIALIWLGNLGTSKNCQRCSLGAGDAEHSDADTTATRTQENAGMSTRPYVSPSTGTQIRAVLFDVFGTVVDWRTGIIKDVGTFTAAHGLNLNEEQFADDWRGLYQPAMETVRSGSRGYTYLDVLHRENLVRVLEDHGVDTQALTGDDVERLNRAWHRLPAWPDSVSGLTAIRRTYIVGPLSNGNTSLLLDMAKRAGLPWDVIIGSDLTRAYKPAPAAYLRTAEILGVAAGELMLAAAHNTDLDAAQHAGLATAFVCRPTEHGPAQVSDLAPTGSWDILATSIDDLAVQLSCQR; from the coding sequence CTGACGGGGCTGCGCCCAGAGATTGTCCGCCGGGCGGATCAGATTGAACTCGTGGACATTGCCCCGGAACTTCTCCTGGAACGGTTGTCTGCCGGAGGCATCTATCCAGCAGAGATGATAGATGCTGCCCTCGCCAACGAGTTCAGGCTCGGTAACCTTTTCGCGCTGCGCCAGATCGCCTTGATTTGGCTGGGGAACTTGGGAACTTCTAAAAACTGCCAGCGGTGTAGCTTGGGAGCAGGAGACGCCGAGCACAGCGACGCCGATACAACAGCGACACGGACGCAGGAGAACGCCGGCATGAGCACCCGCCCCTACGTTTCCCCGTCGACCGGTACCCAGATCCGGGCCGTCCTTTTCGACGTCTTCGGGACCGTGGTGGACTGGAGGACCGGAATCATCAAGGACGTAGGCACCTTCACCGCTGCCCACGGGCTAAACCTCAACGAGGAACAATTCGCGGACGACTGGCGGGGCCTCTACCAGCCGGCGATGGAGACGGTACGCTCGGGCAGCCGCGGGTACACGTACCTCGACGTGCTGCACCGGGAGAACCTGGTACGGGTGCTGGAGGACCACGGCGTTGACACGCAGGCGCTGACCGGGGACGACGTCGAACGCCTGAACCGCGCTTGGCATCGGCTGCCGGCATGGCCGGACAGTGTCAGCGGCCTAACGGCCATCCGTAGGACCTACATCGTCGGCCCCCTCTCCAACGGCAACACCTCGCTGCTGCTGGACATGGCCAAACGTGCAGGCCTGCCGTGGGACGTGATTATCGGCTCGGACCTGACCCGGGCCTATAAGCCGGCTCCTGCTGCTTATCTACGCACCGCTGAGATCCTCGGGGTGGCCGCCGGCGAACTGATGCTGGCCGCCGCTCACAACACCGACCTTGATGCCGCGCAGCATGCGGGCCTGGCCACCGCCTTCGTCTGCCGGCCGACCGAGCACGGGCCGGCTCAGGTGAGTGACCTCGCACCGACCGGCTCGTGGGACATCCTCGCCACGAGTATCGACGACCTCGCCGTACAACTCTCATGCCAGCGATGA
- a CDS encoding GYD domain-containing protein, whose translation MTKYLFEANYVGEGIKGLMREGGTKRRDAVVEALKSVDGSLDCFYYAFGDTDVLGIFDIPEPSSAAALSLMINSTGAVSLRLKPLMSPEDLDAAAKRTPSYRAPGQ comes from the coding sequence ATGACCAAGTATTTGTTCGAAGCGAACTACGTGGGCGAGGGGATCAAAGGCCTCATGCGCGAGGGTGGCACTAAACGCCGTGATGCAGTGGTCGAGGCTCTCAAATCCGTGGACGGCTCGCTGGATTGTTTTTACTACGCCTTCGGAGACACCGACGTCTTGGGCATCTTCGACATTCCGGAGCCTTCCAGCGCCGCGGCACTATCGCTCATGATCAATTCAACAGGTGCTGTAAGCCTAAGGCTAAAACCACTGATGAGCCCCGAAGACCTTGACGCAGCGGCCAAAAGGACGCCGTCGTATCGGGCCCCCGGTCAATAG
- a CDS encoding alpha/beta fold hydrolase: MNTNVTKLPQSGAVQTNGQVLYYEVHGEGPALVMVMGIGYDSSLWTLAQVPALSTQFRVVLVDNRDAGRSSEASRPYSIADMADDLAGLLDALGIQRTHLLGLSMGGMIALEFALRHEDRLDRLVLTGTGAAPARSAVDPIQIWSWVKANDATGKVFGGQQLTALFSTAFLRNHEAVRDTAALLASNPYPMSPGAYGRQAKAYLQFDALGRLGAITAPTLVIAGEQDLLTPPWIAQEVADGIPGARFEVIRGDGSSHVVPIERPDDFNRLVSDFLAE; encoded by the coding sequence ATGAACACGAACGTGACGAAGCTGCCTCAATCAGGTGCAGTGCAGACGAACGGGCAGGTGCTGTATTACGAGGTCCACGGTGAAGGGCCTGCCCTCGTTATGGTGATGGGGATCGGGTACGATTCGTCGCTCTGGACTTTGGCACAGGTCCCGGCCCTGTCCACGCAGTTCCGGGTGGTCTTGGTCGACAACCGCGACGCCGGCCGCAGCTCGGAAGCCAGCCGCCCCTACAGCATTGCAGACATGGCAGATGATCTCGCCGGCCTGCTCGACGCACTGGGGATTCAGCGGACCCATCTGCTGGGGCTCTCCATGGGCGGGATGATTGCCCTGGAGTTCGCCCTGCGACACGAGGACCGGCTGGATCGGCTGGTCCTCACCGGGACGGGAGCAGCGCCGGCACGGAGCGCCGTAGATCCAATCCAGATCTGGAGCTGGGTCAAGGCGAACGACGCGACCGGAAAGGTGTTTGGCGGCCAACAGCTCACGGCGCTGTTCTCCACGGCCTTCCTTCGGAACCACGAAGCGGTAAGGGACACCGCCGCGCTCCTCGCAAGCAATCCGTACCCGATGAGTCCCGGGGCGTACGGGCGGCAGGCGAAAGCCTACCTGCAGTTCGATGCCCTAGGTCGCCTGGGCGCAATCACAGCCCCAACCCTCGTCATCGCGGGTGAGCAGGACCTGCTGACACCTCCCTGGATAGCGCAGGAGGTCGCCGACGGAATCCCCGGCGCGCGGTTCGAGGTCATCCGAGGAGACGGGTCCTCGCACGTGGTGCCGATCGAGCGCCCCGACGACTTCAACCGCCTAGTTTCGGACTTCCTTGCCGAGTGA
- the katG gene encoding catalase/peroxidase HPI, translating to MTVPQEHPPIPTPGSAQGLDSKVQGGCPVAHGSVTSHGSESENPAIDSPQPKAHRPRTVTDWWPNQLDLSVLHTDHPAGNPLGTSFSYRDEFGKLDVEALKQDIIEVLTTSQDWWPADFGHYGGLMIRLSWHAAGTYRVHDGRGGAGDGSQRFAPLNSWPDNANLDKARRLLWPVKQKYGQKLSWADLLVLAGNVALESMGFETFGFAFGREDVWEPQEIFWGPEDTWLGDERYIGEGQMSEEVGSTEMGLIYVNPEGPMGNPDPLAAAAFIRETFKRMAMNDEETVALIAGGHTFGKTHGAGDADAHVGPEPEAANLETQGLGWLSTHGSGKGPDTITSGLEVTWTDRPTQWSNRFFEILFEHEWELIKSPAGAHQWVAKDAERIIPDAHDPEKKHRPTMLTTDLALRVDPAYGQISRRFLENPDEFAAAFAKAWYKLLHRDMGPVGPHLLGPWVPEAQLWQDPLPAADHELIGEQDIASLKAALLDSGLSVSQLAGTAWAAASTYRKTDRRGGANGARIRLEPQRGWEANEPEQLTTALQAIETVQQQFNSAQSNGKKISLADLIVLGGSAAVEKAASDAGFPVTVPFRPGRTDATQDQTDTESFGYLQPRADGFRNYVRPGGKLQPETLLLDKAYLLDLSAPEMTALIGGMRALGTNVGGTAHGVLTDKPQVLTNDFFINLLSPGTKWKASEAEENVYEITDATTGELKWTATPVDLVFGSNSQLRALAEVYASDDGREKFVNDFVAAWAKVMELDRFDLN from the coding sequence ATGACCGTTCCCCAGGAACATCCCCCGATCCCCACCCCCGGAAGCGCCCAGGGCCTGGACAGCAAGGTCCAGGGCGGTTGCCCGGTGGCGCATGGCAGCGTGACCTCGCATGGCAGTGAGAGTGAGAACCCGGCGATCGACTCGCCCCAGCCCAAGGCGCACCGGCCCCGCACCGTCACGGACTGGTGGCCCAACCAGCTGGACCTCTCCGTGCTCCACACCGATCACCCGGCGGGCAACCCGCTGGGCACCTCGTTCAGCTACCGGGATGAGTTCGGGAAGCTCGACGTCGAGGCGCTCAAGCAGGACATCATCGAGGTCCTGACCACTTCCCAGGACTGGTGGCCGGCGGACTTCGGCCACTACGGCGGCCTGATGATCCGGCTGAGCTGGCACGCCGCCGGCACCTACCGGGTCCACGACGGCCGCGGCGGTGCAGGAGACGGCAGCCAGCGGTTCGCGCCGCTCAACAGCTGGCCGGACAACGCCAACCTCGACAAGGCCCGGCGCCTGCTGTGGCCGGTGAAGCAGAAATACGGCCAGAAGCTCTCCTGGGCCGACCTGCTCGTCCTCGCGGGCAACGTCGCCCTCGAATCGATGGGCTTCGAGACCTTTGGCTTCGCCTTCGGCCGCGAGGACGTCTGGGAGCCCCAGGAAATCTTCTGGGGACCGGAGGACACCTGGCTCGGCGATGAACGCTACATCGGCGAAGGCCAGATGTCCGAGGAGGTCGGCTCCACGGAAATGGGCCTGATCTACGTCAATCCCGAGGGGCCCATGGGCAACCCGGACCCGCTGGCGGCCGCGGCATTCATCCGCGAGACCTTCAAACGCATGGCCATGAACGACGAGGAGACCGTCGCGCTGATCGCCGGCGGCCACACCTTCGGCAAGACCCACGGCGCCGGGGACGCCGACGCGCACGTCGGCCCCGAGCCGGAGGCCGCCAACCTCGAAACGCAGGGCCTGGGCTGGCTCAGCACCCACGGCTCCGGCAAGGGCCCGGACACCATCACCTCCGGCCTGGAGGTCACCTGGACCGACCGGCCCACCCAGTGGAGCAACCGCTTCTTCGAGATCCTGTTCGAACACGAGTGGGAGCTCATCAAGAGCCCCGCCGGCGCCCACCAGTGGGTCGCCAAGGACGCCGAGAGGATCATCCCGGACGCCCACGACCCGGAAAAGAAGCACCGGCCGACCATGCTCACCACCGATCTCGCGCTGCGCGTGGACCCCGCCTACGGGCAGATCTCCCGGCGCTTCCTGGAAAACCCGGACGAGTTCGCGGCCGCGTTCGCGAAGGCCTGGTACAAGCTGCTGCACCGCGACATGGGCCCCGTCGGCCCCCACCTGCTCGGACCCTGGGTCCCCGAGGCCCAGCTCTGGCAGGACCCCCTCCCGGCAGCAGACCACGAACTGATCGGCGAACAGGACATCGCCTCACTGAAGGCCGCGCTGCTGGACTCCGGCCTGTCCGTCTCCCAGCTCGCCGGCACCGCATGGGCCGCCGCGTCCACCTACCGCAAAACCGACCGGCGCGGCGGCGCCAACGGGGCCCGGATCAGACTGGAACCCCAGCGCGGCTGGGAGGCCAACGAACCCGAACAGCTCACCACGGCGCTGCAGGCAATCGAAACGGTCCAGCAGCAGTTCAACTCCGCCCAAAGCAACGGCAAGAAGATCTCCCTGGCGGACCTGATCGTCCTCGGCGGCTCCGCGGCGGTGGAGAAAGCCGCAAGCGACGCCGGCTTCCCGGTCACCGTGCCGTTCCGGCCCGGCCGCACCGACGCCACCCAGGACCAGACCGACACCGAGTCCTTCGGATACCTGCAGCCGCGGGCGGACGGATTCCGCAACTACGTGCGCCCCGGCGGGAAGCTCCAGCCCGAGACCCTCCTGCTCGACAAGGCATACCTGCTGGACCTCTCCGCACCGGAAATGACAGCACTCATCGGCGGCATGCGCGCCCTCGGCACGAACGTCGGCGGAACCGCCCACGGCGTCCTCACCGACAAGCCCCAGGTCCTGACGAACGACTTCTTCATCAACCTGCTCTCCCCCGGCACCAAATGGAAGGCCTCCGAGGCGGAGGAGAACGTCTACGAAATCACCGACGCCACCACCGGCGAGCTGAAGTGGACCGCCACACCGGTAGACCTGGTCTTCGGCTCCAACTCCCAGCTCCGGGCACTGGCAGAGGTCTACGCGAGCGACGACGGCCGGGAAAAATTCGTCAACGACTTCGTAGCGGCCTGGGCCAAGGTCATGGAACTCGACCGCTTCGACCTCAACTGA
- a CDS encoding sensor histidine kinase, whose protein sequence is MKSLLSDEVVAVRGVLTDTHPVDFHALGVSGAIDRLTLPLRKRGTAVHLETPHHGMEVNRQSATLLYRAAQELLSNVYKFAQASAVTVRLGCVTHGMDHGIQLKVSDDGSGFDVPAAMAGRHTGMGLRLLQVAVVLAGGEMIIVSSAAAGSCVTITLPLD, encoded by the coding sequence ATGAAATCACTACTAAGCGACGAAGTCGTCGCCGTACGTGGCGTCCTCACCGATACACACCCGGTCGACTTCCATGCTCTAGGGGTCAGCGGTGCAATTGACCGTTTGACGCTTCCCCTCCGCAAACGCGGAACCGCGGTGCATCTGGAGACTCCGCACCACGGGATGGAAGTAAACCGGCAATCCGCAACTCTTCTGTACCGCGCGGCACAGGAGCTCCTCAGCAATGTCTACAAGTTCGCTCAGGCATCAGCTGTGACGGTCCGGCTGGGTTGCGTCACCCATGGAATGGACCATGGCATCCAGCTCAAGGTGTCCGACGACGGCAGTGGTTTTGACGTGCCGGCAGCTATGGCTGGCCGGCATACAGGCATGGGACTGCGCCTCCTGCAGGTTGCCGTAGTCCTTGCTGGCGGTGAGATGATCATCGTTTCCTCCGCCGCCGCTGGATCCTGTGTGACGATAACACTGCCTCTGGACTAG
- a CDS encoding YciI family protein — MEYVVMYTLSEDADRSRVLETFPRHKAYYETFHAAGGGLIALGPFQTTDPAGASMGIFTSREAAERFIAADPFVLEGLAIPRILEWSAVRFA, encoded by the coding sequence ATGGAATACGTCGTGATGTACACCCTCAGCGAGGACGCCGATCGCTCACGCGTTCTTGAAACGTTCCCCCGCCACAAGGCCTACTACGAAACGTTCCACGCCGCCGGCGGAGGGCTCATCGCGCTCGGCCCTTTCCAAACAACCGATCCGGCCGGTGCCTCGATGGGCATCTTCACATCCCGCGAGGCTGCTGAACGCTTTATCGCTGCAGACCCATTCGTTCTCGAGGGGCTAGCCATTCCACGCATACTGGAGTGGAGCGCCGTACGCTTTGCCTAG